In the genome of Streptomyces globosus, one region contains:
- a CDS encoding SAV_6107 family HEPN domain-containing protein translates to MATPSPSPVHPVPRRSAAPPAALDLLAKARSGLAEASALSRPNERYATAHLAALRTAAAVLAARARPEPAHPRRRPRIRSAWEVLPELAPELAEWSALFASGAARRARAEAGIPDAASEEDAAYLLRATEMFLRLVERMLALQPAARPLPQQALPQPRPEPRPERPDAG, encoded by the coding sequence ATGGCCACACCGTCCCCGTCCCCTGTCCACCCCGTCCCGCGCAGGTCGGCCGCTCCGCCGGCCGCGCTCGACCTGCTCGCCAAGGCCCGCAGCGGCCTGGCCGAGGCATCCGCCCTGAGCCGCCCCAACGAGCGCTACGCCACCGCCCACCTCGCCGCACTGCGCACCGCGGCCGCCGTCCTCGCGGCCCGGGCCCGGCCCGAGCCCGCCCACCCGCGGCGCCGCCCCCGCATACGCAGCGCCTGGGAGGTGCTCCCGGAGCTCGCGCCGGAGCTGGCCGAGTGGAGCGCGCTCTTCGCCTCCGGAGCGGCCCGCCGGGCCCGCGCCGAGGCCGGCATACCGGACGCCGCGAGCGAGGAGGACGCCGCGTACCTGCTGCGCGCCACGGAGATGTTCCTGCGGCTGGTCGAGCGGATGCTCGCCCTCCAGCCGGCGGCGCGGCCGCTGCCGCAGCAGGCGCTGCCCCAGCCCCGCCCCGAGCCGCGCCCGGAGCGTCCGGACGCGGGATGA
- a CDS encoding methyltransferase — protein sequence MSDTSRPRASLRTAVVWEVLKEALDRRVKATGRDVLDVLDTGGGTGMFAVPIARLGHRVTVVDPSPNALFGLERRVAEAGVADRVRGVQGDAQGLLDVVERESYDVVVCHGVLEYVDDAAEGAANAVAALRPGGTLSLLAAGLGGAVLARALAGHFTEARAALGDPAGRWGAGDPVPRRFTADQLADLVAGAGLEVGAVHGVRVFADLVPGVLVDTEPGAVEALMRLEEAAAELPAFHAIATQLHVLGEKPA from the coding sequence GTGTCGGACACTTCCCGCCCCCGCGCCTCCCTCCGCACCGCCGTGGTGTGGGAGGTCCTCAAGGAGGCCCTCGACCGCCGGGTGAAGGCGACCGGGCGGGACGTGCTCGACGTGCTGGACACCGGCGGCGGCACCGGCATGTTCGCGGTCCCGATCGCCCGCCTCGGCCACCGCGTCACCGTGGTCGACCCCAGCCCGAACGCGCTGTTCGGGCTGGAGCGCCGGGTCGCCGAGGCCGGCGTCGCCGACCGGGTCCGCGGCGTCCAGGGCGACGCCCAGGGCCTGCTCGACGTCGTCGAGCGGGAGTCCTACGACGTGGTCGTCTGCCACGGCGTCCTGGAATACGTCGACGACGCGGCCGAGGGCGCCGCCAACGCCGTCGCCGCCCTGCGCCCCGGCGGGACGCTCAGCCTGCTCGCCGCCGGCCTCGGCGGCGCCGTCCTGGCCCGCGCCCTGGCCGGCCACTTCACCGAGGCCCGCGCGGCCCTCGGCGACCCGGCCGGCCGCTGGGGCGCGGGCGACCCGGTGCCCCGGCGCTTCACCGCCGACCAGCTCGCCGACCTCGTGGCCGGCGCCGGGCTGGAGGTCGGCGCGGTCCACGGCGTCCGCGTCTTCGCCGACCTCGTCCCCGGCGTCCTCGTGGACACCGAGCCCGGCGCCGTGGAGGCCCTGATGCGCCTGGAGGAGGCCGCAGCCGAGCTGCCCGCCTTCCACGCCATCGCCACCCAGCTGCACGTCCTCGGCGAGAAGCCCGCCTGA
- a CDS encoding DUF3040 domain-containing protein yields the protein MPLSEHEQRMLEQMERALYAEDPKFATALEGSGLRTYTRRRVYQAVAGIVVGIALLMTGVIVPNVLWVSVVGFLVMLGCTLLAVTGWRKAPKPGEQPVSGSAGGSAHGRNRQRRSMMNRIEERWQRRRDEQGH from the coding sequence GTGCCGCTCTCGGAGCACGAGCAGCGAATGCTCGAGCAGATGGAGCGAGCGCTGTACGCCGAAGACCCCAAGTTCGCGACAGCGCTTGAGGGAAGCGGACTGCGCACGTACACCCGGCGACGGGTCTACCAGGCAGTCGCAGGCATTGTGGTGGGTATCGCGCTCCTCATGACCGGTGTGATCGTCCCGAACGTACTCTGGGTCAGCGTGGTGGGTTTCCTCGTCATGCTCGGCTGTACGCTCCTCGCGGTCACCGGTTGGCGCAAGGCGCCCAAGCCTGGCGAGCAGCCCGTCTCCGGCAGTGCAGGCGGTTCGGCCCATGGCCGGAACCGGCAGCGTCGGTCGATGATGAACCGCATCGAGGAACGGTGGCAGCGCCGCCGCGACGAGCAGGGGCACTGA
- a CDS encoding DUF4126 domain-containing protein — protein MSVLPLVFTSGWASGVNAYAVVLLLGVFGATGLSDDVPPALQRTDVLIAAGVLFLCEAVADKIPYVDSAWDAVHTVVRPVAGAVVGALLAGQSGSLSDLAAGAIGGTTALASHAVKAGTRMAVNTSPEPVSNIALSTAEDIGVAGIVAFAVFHPVAAAVAAAVLLALGLAVLVLLWTRIRRFLRRRAQRREEKRPAGRAREPSAPTAGPPR, from the coding sequence GTGAGCGTCCTCCCCCTGGTCTTCACCAGCGGCTGGGCCAGCGGCGTCAACGCGTACGCCGTGGTCCTCCTGCTGGGCGTCTTCGGCGCGACCGGCCTCAGCGACGACGTCCCCCCGGCCCTCCAGCGCACGGACGTCCTGATCGCCGCCGGCGTCCTCTTCCTGTGTGAGGCCGTCGCCGACAAGATCCCGTACGTGGACTCCGCCTGGGACGCTGTCCACACCGTCGTCCGGCCCGTCGCCGGGGCCGTCGTCGGGGCCCTGCTGGCCGGACAGAGCGGCTCCCTCTCCGATCTCGCCGCCGGCGCGATCGGCGGCACCACCGCGCTGGCCAGCCATGCCGTCAAGGCCGGCACCCGCATGGCCGTCAACACCTCCCCCGAGCCGGTCAGCAACATCGCGCTGAGCACCGCCGAGGACATCGGCGTCGCCGGCATCGTCGCCTTCGCCGTCTTCCATCCCGTCGCCGCCGCCGTCGCCGCGGCCGTCCTCCTCGCCCTCGGCCTGGCCGTCCTCGTCCTCCTGTGGACCCGGATCCGCCGCTTCCTGCGCCGCCGGGCGCAGCGCCGCGAGGAGAAGCGGCCGGCCGGCCGCGCCCGGGAGCCCTCCGCCCCCACCGCGGGCCCGCCCCGCTGA